A window of Mangifera indica cultivar Alphonso chromosome 11, CATAS_Mindica_2.1, whole genome shotgun sequence contains these coding sequences:
- the LOC123230030 gene encoding LOW QUALITY PROTEIN: ethylene-responsive transcription factor ERF088-like (The sequence of the model RefSeq protein was modified relative to this genomic sequence to represent the inferred CDS: inserted 1 base in 1 codon), with translation MENFLPLLYRNPKRTSRQSSRYLGVRRRPWGRYATEIRNRYMKERHWLGTFDTAEEAAIAYDISSISFSSIENAWTNFYYRFXSFPTPPPPPRPTPALKEGDQFCMESVSPMENDDESLVIASILQSFCQSASNSFCP, from the exons ATGGAAAACTTCCTTCCATTGCTCTACAGGAACCCTAAGAGAACTTCGAGACAGTCAAGCCGATACCTTGGAGTGCGGCGGAGGCCGTGGGGGAGATATGCTACTGAGATCAGAAACCGTTATATGAAAGAGAGGCACTGGCTTGGTACATTTGACACTGCTGAAGAAGCTGCAATAGCTTATGATATTTCTTCCATCTCTTTTAGTAGCATAGAGAATGCTTGGACAAACTTTTACTACCGTT TATCGTTTCCGACACCCCCTCCACCACCACGTCCAACACCAGCATTGAAAGAGGGTGATCAATTTTGTATGGAGAGCGTGAGTCCAATGGAGAATGATGATGAATCTCTTGTTATTGCTTCTATCTTGCAGAGTTTTTGCCAGTCTGCCAGCAATTCCTTCTGTCCCTAA